From a region of the Phycisphaerae bacterium genome:
- a CDS encoding ferredoxin family protein, producing MAAALRAAAGAGPPDGWKPWFPVIDGERCVNCKQCLSFCLFSVYGLSEQGRVEVQRPRNCKTDCPACARVCPEAAIIFPKYGAAPINGDQVRPEDLRREAVGINVSARLGGNIHQVLRDRSAQVKPRFSPQQDEARALEERRRCLEKFQGTQGTLAEGPPSPPAE from the coding sequence ATGGCTGCCGCCCTGCGGGCCGCCGCCGGCGCGGGTCCGCCGGACGGATGGAAGCCCTGGTTCCCGGTCATCGACGGTGAGCGCTGCGTCAACTGCAAACAATGCTTGTCGTTCTGCCTCTTCAGCGTGTATGGCCTGTCGGAGCAGGGGCGGGTGGAAGTTCAGCGGCCGCGCAATTGCAAGACCGATTGCCCCGCGTGTGCCCGCGTCTGCCCCGAGGCGGCGATCATCTTTCCGAAGTATGGGGCCGCGCCGATCAACGGCGACCAGGTCCGCCCCGAGGACCTGCGGCGCGAAGCCGTGGGGATCAACGTCTCGGCGCGGCTGGGCGGCAACATCCACCAGGTCCTGCGCGACCGCAGCGCCCAGGTGAAGCCGCGGTTTTCGCCGCAACAGGATGAAGCGCGAGCGCTGGAAGAGCGGCGGCGTTGCCTTGAGAAGTTCCAGGGTACGCAAGGCACGCTGGCCGAAGGACCTCCGTCACCGCCGGCGGAATAA
- a CDS encoding efflux RND transporter periplasmic adaptor subunit, which yields MFTRIKFTWVTLVPLVLAGVLGSGCKPAAAPAQRPPPQLPEVAVVVVTPQAVSLSTELPGRTAAYLEAEVRPQVSGIIQSRHFEEGQDVSAGDLLYQLDPARYQAIHAQAQAALAIAEAQLPALRARVERYTNALAERAVSQQDYDEAVAALKQGEATIQLRAAEVESARIDLSYTQITAPISGRIGKSYVTVGALVTANQPTALATIRQFDPIYVDVTQSSAELLRMKREFESGALRASGDQRVVRLFLEDRTPYALEGKLQFRDITVEPTTGSYTLRIVFPNPEHLLLPGMFVWASVQEGTAEQAILVPQEGVSRNPKGEAIALIVDETDTVQQRKLTLNRALGNQWLVSDGLSAGDRLIVEGLINARPGNPVRVVPFASAAGQRGAGAAHSPASRPN from the coding sequence ATGTTCACACGCATCAAGTTCACGTGGGTAACTCTCGTACCGCTTGTGCTCGCGGGCGTACTCGGGTCGGGCTGCAAACCGGCGGCCGCACCCGCGCAGCGGCCGCCGCCGCAGTTGCCCGAAGTGGCCGTGGTCGTGGTTACGCCGCAGGCCGTATCGCTGAGCACCGAATTGCCGGGCCGCACAGCGGCGTACCTGGAAGCCGAGGTCCGTCCCCAGGTGAGCGGCATTATCCAGTCGCGGCACTTTGAGGAAGGGCAGGACGTCAGCGCGGGCGACTTACTGTACCAGCTTGACCCGGCGCGCTATCAGGCGATTCACGCGCAAGCCCAGGCGGCCCTGGCTATTGCCGAGGCCCAGTTGCCGGCGCTGCGGGCCCGCGTGGAGCGTTACACCAACGCGCTGGCGGAACGGGCGGTCAGTCAACAGGACTATGATGAAGCGGTAGCGGCGCTGAAGCAGGGCGAGGCCACCATCCAACTGCGCGCGGCCGAGGTGGAGAGCGCGCGGATCGATTTGTCCTACACGCAAATTACGGCGCCGATTTCCGGGCGCATCGGCAAGTCCTACGTGACCGTCGGCGCGCTCGTAACCGCCAACCAGCCGACGGCGCTGGCGACGATCCGCCAGTTCGATCCGATCTACGTGGACGTGACGCAGTCGTCGGCAGAACTGCTGCGTATGAAGCGCGAATTCGAATCCGGCGCACTTCGCGCCAGCGGTGACCAGCGCGTCGTGCGCCTGTTCCTCGAAGACCGGACGCCGTACGCGCTGGAAGGCAAGCTGCAGTTCCGCGACATCACGGTGGAGCCGACCACCGGGTCGTACACGCTGCGGATCGTGTTTCCGAACCCGGAGCACCTGCTCCTGCCGGGCATGTTCGTGTGGGCGAGCGTGCAGGAGGGCACCGCCGAGCAGGCGATCCTTGTGCCGCAGGAGGGTGTAAGCCGCAATCCCAAGGGTGAGGCGATCGCGTTGATCGTGGACGAGACCGACACGGTGCAGCAGCGCAAGCTCACGCTCAATCGCGCGCTGGGCAACCAGTGGCTGGTATCCGACGGTCTCTCGGCCGGCGACCGCCTGATCGTCGAGGGCCTGATCAACGCGCGGCCGGGCAACCCGGTGAGAGTCGTGCCGTTCGCGAGCGCGGCGGGGCAGCGCGGCGCCGGGGCCGCGCATAGCCCGGCCAGCCGGCCGAACTGA
- a CDS encoding radical SAM protein, with protein sequence MLLALTKRMLTEVDRRALWKFAWNFGFHGLRAVQRFKRRLRAGVHFPPFIYVSIINSCQLRCQGCWVDVDAPRQMITLDEMKRLIAEARRHGNRFYGLLGGEPFLHPQLFEILEAHPDCYFQIFTNGHLLTDEAARRLRAVGNATPLVSIEGSEAVSDARRGRSQVLARTLAGLENCRKHKLLFGVATSVCQTNFDLVSEAWLRRLIELGVHYVWFYTYRVVGPQPTPELALSREQVRHLRDFTVAMRGRLPIGIVDAYWNDRGEALCPMAIGISHHIGPGGHVEPCPIIQFAAENIRDHDSLYDLLTRSEFVRDCRETAAATTRGCILLERPDVLRELVRRHAAVDTTQRATGLAELAALVPRGSQHDPEHQVPEEHWLYRFAKRHWFFGFGAYG encoded by the coding sequence ATGCTGCTGGCCCTGACGAAGCGGATGCTGACGGAGGTGGACCGGCGCGCCCTGTGGAAGTTCGCCTGGAACTTCGGGTTTCACGGCCTGCGGGCGGTGCAGCGGTTCAAACGCCGCTTGCGGGCCGGCGTGCATTTCCCACCGTTCATATATGTGTCCATCATCAACTCGTGCCAGCTCCGCTGCCAGGGCTGCTGGGTGGACGTCGACGCGCCGCGGCAGATGATCACGCTGGACGAGATGAAGCGTCTGATCGCCGAGGCCCGGCGGCACGGCAATCGCTTCTACGGTCTGCTAGGGGGTGAGCCGTTCCTGCATCCGCAGTTATTCGAGATCCTCGAGGCCCACCCGGACTGCTACTTCCAGATTTTCACGAACGGGCACCTGCTGACCGATGAAGCCGCGCGCCGGCTCCGGGCGGTCGGCAACGCGACGCCGCTCGTCAGTATCGAAGGCTCGGAGGCGGTGAGCGACGCGCGTCGGGGGCGGTCGCAGGTGCTGGCGCGGACGCTCGCCGGGTTGGAGAATTGCCGGAAACACAAGCTGCTCTTCGGCGTGGCCACCAGCGTTTGCCAGACGAATTTTGACCTCGTGAGCGAAGCGTGGCTGCGGCGGCTGATCGAGCTGGGTGTGCACTATGTTTGGTTCTACACATACCGTGTCGTGGGGCCGCAGCCGACCCCCGAGCTGGCCCTGAGCCGGGAGCAGGTGCGGCACCTGCGTGATTTCACCGTTGCCATGCGGGGCCGGCTGCCCATCGGGATCGTCGACGCCTACTGGAACGACCGCGGGGAGGCCCTGTGCCCGATGGCGATCGGCATCAGCCACCACATCGGCCCGGGTGGGCATGTCGAGCCGTGCCCAATCATCCAATTTGCGGCCGAGAACATCCGCGACCACGACAGCCTCTATGATCTACTGACTCGGTCGGAATTTGTCCGCGACTGTCGGGAGACGGCGGCGGCGACGACGCGCGGGTGTATCCTGTTGGAACGCCCCGACGTGCTGCGGGAGCTGGTTCGCCGGCACGCAGCGGTGGACACGACCCAGCGGGCGACGGGTCTGGCCGAGCTCGCGGCGCTGGTGCCGCGTGGCAGCCAGCACGATCCCGAGCACCAGGTCCCGGAGGAGCACTGGCTGTACCGGTTTGCGAAGCGGCACTGGTTTTTCGGATTCGGCGCGTACGGATGA
- a CDS encoding efflux transporter outer membrane subunit, with product MKHPHTQALVSLGCLLAGCTVGPAYHAPTPTLPANWHQAATDGLASGSANVQQWWQVFQDDTLASLIQRAVAGNLDLRSAALRVRQARALRGVAAGELLPSLSGRGSYQLSQSSANGPLGGGPEAPGPGARFTESVSRGIATSILGQNLASAVPGVPGITNSVAGGLIGLIPSRTDLADQPTMNLFATGFDSAWELDLFGGIRRNVEAADADLAAATEDYRGVLVSLLGEVATTYIDLRALQSQLEATRQNVELQRETLSLTQARLNAELTSELDVRQAEANLAATESELPLLETGFTVAIYRLSVLLGKEPGALFDELSVARTIPQPPAETLVGVPTDILRRRPDLRAAERRLAAETARIGVAAAELYPRLTLSGTFGLEATDINHLLDGRSVTYGLGPAVRWNIFDGLRNLNRIAAQEAATHQAYVVYEQTLLRALQEVESAMIAYKREQTRRDALLRAAEAARRAVQIAEKRYEDGLTDFESVLVVQRSLVQLENAVAQSRGQVAVNLVAVYKALGGGWSPETTPPADDVREQSAALADPVDYFFSGGQTTLPWEAQPHDDAAPPVTTTDQK from the coding sequence ATGAAACATCCCCACACACAGGCGCTTGTGTCACTCGGCTGCCTACTGGCCGGCTGTACCGTCGGCCCGGCCTACCACGCCCCCACGCCAACCTTGCCCGCCAACTGGCACCAGGCGGCGACCGACGGGCTCGCGTCCGGCAGCGCGAACGTGCAGCAATGGTGGCAGGTCTTCCAGGATGACACTCTCGCCAGCCTGATCCAGCGCGCCGTCGCCGGCAACCTCGACCTCCGCAGCGCGGCGCTGCGCGTCCGGCAGGCCCGCGCGCTGCGCGGCGTCGCGGCCGGCGAGCTGCTGCCATCGCTCAGCGGCCGCGGCAGCTACCAGCTTTCGCAGTCGTCCGCGAACGGCCCCCTGGGCGGCGGCCCGGAGGCCCCCGGGCCGGGCGCGCGGTTCACCGAATCCGTCTCCCGCGGCATCGCCACCAGCATCCTCGGCCAGAACTTGGCCTCCGCCGTGCCCGGCGTGCCCGGCATCACGAACTCGGTGGCCGGCGGCCTGATCGGCCTCATCCCCAGCCGCACCGATCTCGCCGACCAGCCAACCATGAACCTGTTCGCGACCGGGTTCGATTCTGCCTGGGAGCTCGACCTGTTCGGCGGGATCCGGCGCAACGTTGAAGCCGCTGACGCTGACCTCGCCGCCGCGACCGAAGACTACCGCGGCGTGCTCGTCAGCCTGCTGGGGGAAGTGGCCACGACGTATATCGACCTGCGGGCCCTGCAGAGCCAGCTTGAAGCCACGCGACAAAACGTCGAGCTCCAGAGGGAGACGTTGTCGCTGACGCAGGCCCGGCTCAATGCGGAGCTGACTTCGGAGCTGGACGTCCGGCAGGCCGAGGCCAACCTCGCCGCCACGGAATCGGAACTCCCTCTGCTGGAAACCGGGTTCACGGTGGCCATCTACCGCTTGAGCGTGCTGCTGGGCAAGGAGCCCGGGGCGTTGTTTGACGAGCTGTCCGTCGCGCGGACCATTCCGCAGCCGCCGGCGGAAACCCTGGTCGGCGTCCCCACGGACATTCTGCGCCGGCGACCGGATTTGCGGGCGGCAGAGCGGCGGCTCGCGGCGGAGACAGCCCGGATCGGCGTGGCCGCCGCGGAGCTCTATCCGCGCCTGACGCTGTCCGGAACGTTTGGACTCGAAGCCACGGATATCAATCACCTGCTGGACGGCCGGAGCGTAACGTACGGCCTTGGCCCCGCCGTCCGCTGGAACATCTTCGACGGCTTGCGGAACCTTAACCGGATCGCGGCGCAGGAGGCGGCGACGCACCAGGCCTACGTCGTGTACGAGCAAACCCTGTTGCGGGCGTTGCAGGAAGTCGAGTCCGCCATGATCGCCTACAAGCGTGAGCAGACGCGCCGCGACGCGCTGCTGCGCGCAGCCGAGGCTGCCCGCCGGGCCGTCCAGATCGCCGAAAAACGTTACGAGGATGGGCTGACGGATTTCGAGAGTGTGCTGGTTGTGCAGCGTTCGCTGGTGCAACTGGAGAATGCGGTCGCGCAGAGCCGCGGGCAGGTGGCCGTCAACCTTGTGGCCGTCTACAAGGCGCTGGGTGGCGGCTGGTCGCCCGAGACAACCCCGCCCGCCGACGACGTGCGTGAACAGTCCGCGGCGCTGGCGGACCCGGTGGACTACTTTTTCTCCGGCGGGCAGACAACGTTGCCTTGGGAGGCCCAGCCGCACGACGACGCCGCGCCGCCTGTGACCACGACGGACCAGAAATGA
- the argH gene encoding argininosuccinate lyase, which produces MTPSPPTRLWHKDVALDEIVHRFTVGDDPAWDQHLVHWDCLGSVAHVQTLARARLLTDADRDALLVGLADIDARDRAGQFVIPPELEDCHTAIEADLVARCGAVGGRIHAGRSRNDQVATALRLFLRHFTLHWLARLHDFAAAALERIDRDGDIPMPGYTHMQAAMPSSIGLWLHAHVEAALEQMHAGLDLLRRLDACPLGTGAGYGVPLPLDRSYTAALLGFTRVQRNPLDVQNSRGRMELYFARVAADIAALVAKLACDLLLFSTAEFGFCSLPTEMTTGSSLMPHKRNPDVLELLRAHEARARARVLEIESITAKLPSGYHRDLQWTKPPAIRTALDTADILAVATRVLSGLEVHRDRLAAAMRPELYATHAALALVRQGMPFREAYRQIAADVTAGRFDARAAAQWHDGGGRLTAGLSSETRAELAQLRQQLDAWQTRVQAAEAALLPAPALQA; this is translated from the coding sequence ATGACGCCGTCACCACCCACGCGCCTGTGGCACAAGGACGTCGCGCTGGACGAAATCGTTCACCGTTTCACGGTCGGCGATGACCCTGCCTGGGATCAGCACCTCGTCCACTGGGACTGCCTTGGGTCGGTGGCCCACGTGCAGACGTTGGCAAGGGCGCGGCTGCTGACGGACGCCGACCGGGACGCGCTGCTTGTGGGCTTGGCGGACATCGACGCCCGCGACCGGGCCGGCCAGTTCGTGATTCCGCCGGAGCTCGAGGACTGCCACACCGCGATCGAGGCGGACCTCGTCGCACGTTGCGGCGCGGTCGGCGGCCGCATCCACGCCGGCCGCTCGCGCAATGACCAGGTTGCCACCGCGCTGCGCCTGTTCCTGCGACACTTCACACTGCATTGGCTGGCGCGACTGCACGACTTCGCGGCGGCGGCGCTGGAACGCATCGACCGCGACGGCGATATCCCGATGCCCGGCTACACGCACATGCAAGCCGCGATGCCGTCCAGCATCGGCCTCTGGCTGCACGCTCACGTCGAGGCGGCGTTGGAGCAGATGCACGCCGGCCTCGATCTCCTGCGGCGACTGGATGCCTGTCCGCTGGGTACGGGGGCGGGCTATGGCGTGCCGCTGCCGCTGGATCGGTCATACACCGCCGCGCTGCTCGGCTTCACGCGCGTCCAGCGCAACCCGCTCGATGTGCAGAACAGCCGCGGCCGTATGGAGCTGTACTTTGCACGCGTGGCCGCGGACATCGCTGCGCTGGTCGCCAAGCTCGCCTGCGACCTGTTGCTCTTCTCGACGGCGGAGTTCGGGTTCTGCAGCCTGCCGACCGAGATGACCACGGGCTCGTCCCTCATGCCGCACAAACGCAACCCGGACGTGTTGGAGTTGCTGCGGGCACATGAGGCCCGCGCCCGCGCTCGCGTCCTGGAAATCGAGTCCATCACAGCGAAGCTGCCCAGCGGCTATCACCGCGATCTTCAATGGACCAAACCGCCGGCCATCCGCACCGCACTCGATACGGCGGACATCCTCGCCGTCGCCACGCGCGTGCTGAGCGGTCTCGAAGTTCATCGCGACCGGCTGGCGGCGGCCATGCGCCCGGAGTTGTACGCCACGCATGCAGCGCTCGCGCTGGTGCGGCAGGGGATGCCTTTCCGCGAGGCTTATCGTCAGATCGCCGCCGACGTCACCGCCGGCCGTTTCGATGCCCGGGCCGCCGCGCAGTGGCATGACGGTGGCGGGCGCCTTACAGCGGGGCTGTCGAGCGAGACCCGGGCGGAGCTCGCCCAGTTGCGGCAGCAACTGGACGCGTGGCAAACACGGGTGCAGGCCGCGGAGGCAGCCCTGTTGCCGGCGCCCGCGCTCCAGGCCTAG
- a CDS encoding TetR/AcrR family transcriptional regulator, whose protein sequence is MDAPRHTAGAVTREKLMEAAGEIFAEKGLHGAVIRDITQRAGANIAAVNYHFHDKFELYAQVLRHVHEGVLTTLNQPLTAGTPEGRVRQLLSGMLTVALDPARPKWHTRLLGREMFQPTPALDQVHDLVQSPAQRLREAVREIRPDLPERQAMLAVCSIVATSLFYIHYRHIARRLFPTLADPSVATLVEHVVDYTLAALRGLPASNLPARVKRRTTGRRTTPRPATRSGQRKPSRGAD, encoded by the coding sequence ATGGACGCACCCCGTCACACCGCCGGCGCGGTCACGCGCGAGAAACTCATGGAGGCGGCCGGCGAGATCTTCGCCGAGAAAGGCCTGCACGGCGCGGTGATCCGCGACATCACGCAGCGCGCGGGTGCCAACATCGCCGCGGTGAACTACCACTTCCACGACAAGTTCGAGCTCTACGCGCAGGTGCTGCGGCACGTGCATGAAGGCGTGCTTACCACCCTGAACCAGCCGCTGACGGCGGGCACGCCCGAGGGGCGCGTGCGGCAACTGCTGTCCGGGATGCTCACGGTGGCGCTGGATCCGGCACGCCCGAAGTGGCACACGCGGCTGTTGGGGCGCGAGATGTTTCAGCCGACACCGGCGCTCGACCAGGTGCACGACCTCGTGCAAAGCCCGGCGCAGCGCCTGCGGGAAGCCGTGCGCGAGATCCGCCCGGATCTGCCGGAACGACAGGCCATGCTTGCGGTCTGCAGCATCGTGGCAACGTCGCTCTTTTACATCCACTATCGCCATATTGCGCGTCGTCTGTTTCCGACCCTGGCCGATCCGAGCGTCGCCACACTCGTCGAGCATGTGGTCGACTACACGCTCGCTGCCCTGCGCGGACTGCCGGCGAGCAACTTACCGGCACGCGTCAAACGCCGCACCACCGGGCGCCGCACCACGCCGCGGCCCGCCACGCGCTCCGGCCAGCGCAAACCCTCGCGCGGCGCGGATTAG
- a CDS encoding efflux RND transporter permease subunit: MLSNFFLDRPVFAWVIAIIMMLAGGLAIYNLPVSQYPPIAPPSIAIEAFYPGASAETVENSVIQIIEQKMTGFDKLLYMTASSDASGAGRIELTFTAGTDPDLAWAQVQNKLQLAMASLPDVVQRQGIKVSKSTRNYLLLVGLISEDGSLDGNDLRDYVQANIEKVLARVPGVGEVESFGSQYAMRIWLNPDKLTDYKLTIDDVIAGLRAYNVEISAGQFGAAPAVDGQRLNASIIVQNLLRTPEEFAAIPLRVNPDGSMVRVRDVGRTELGTERYEMNALHNGKEAAALAIRQAAGANALETARAVKEKMEELSRYFPPGIQVIYPYDTTPFVRVAINEVIKTLIEAIVLVFLVMYLFLGNIRATLVPTIAVPVVLLGTFAVLAWFGFSVNMLTMFAMVLAIGLLVDDAIVVVENVERVMSEEGLPPREATRKSMREITSALIGIGLVLAAVFGPMAFFGGSTGVIYRQFSVTVIASMLLSVVVALILSPVLCASLLKPVAKGHEAAEGGFFLLRPFFLAFDRAFYWLRDRYQALVGHILGQKLPYLFIYVLIVAALGHLFQRMPTAYLPDEDQGIMFVQAMLPAGATLEQTGEVMSQVRRHFEEHEQEAVASCLTLAGRNFSGAGQNAGMAFVKLKDWELRTRPDLKVGAVVGRAMQAFSQIRNARVVAFPPPAVVELGQAGGFDFQLQDRGGLGHEALMAARNQLLGMAAQDPRLTKVRPNGLEDVPQYRIDVDWEKAGALGIPINAIHNTISAAFGSAYVNDFIQGGRVKRVYVQADAPYRMLPSDLERLYVRNQAGTMTPFEAFASGRWSYGSPSLQRFNAFPSINIWGEAPPGRSSGEAMQAMEELVAKLPKGIGHDWTGVSYQERMATSQAPLLYAFSMIVIFLCLAALYESWTVPISIMLALPLGVIGGVLATSQRGLPNDVYFQIGLLTVLGLTTKNAILIVQFAMAKVEEGRHLLEATLEGARLRLRPIVMTSLAFGFGVLPLATATGAGAGAQTAIGTGVLGGMATATFLAIFFIPLFFVVVCQIFGRKYRDQRASQPGAASGATQGAP; the protein is encoded by the coding sequence GTGTTATCGAATTTCTTCCTGGACCGCCCGGTTTTCGCGTGGGTGATCGCCATCATCATGATGCTGGCGGGCGGGCTGGCGATCTACAACCTGCCGGTCTCCCAGTATCCGCCGATCGCACCGCCCTCCATCGCTATCGAAGCGTTCTACCCCGGGGCCTCGGCCGAGACCGTCGAGAACAGCGTCATCCAGATCATCGAGCAGAAGATGACCGGGTTCGACAAGCTGCTGTACATGACCGCCAGCAGTGACGCGTCGGGCGCCGGGCGCATCGAACTGACGTTCACCGCGGGGACCGATCCGGACCTCGCGTGGGCCCAGGTCCAGAACAAGCTGCAGCTCGCGATGGCGAGCCTGCCCGACGTGGTGCAGCGCCAGGGGATCAAGGTCAGCAAGTCCACCCGCAACTACCTGTTGCTGGTGGGCCTGATCTCGGAAGACGGCAGCCTGGACGGCAACGACCTGCGCGACTACGTGCAGGCCAACATCGAGAAGGTGCTGGCGCGCGTGCCGGGCGTGGGCGAGGTCGAGAGCTTCGGCTCCCAGTACGCGATGCGCATCTGGCTGAACCCGGACAAGCTGACGGACTACAAGCTCACCATCGACGACGTCATCGCGGGTCTGCGCGCCTACAACGTGGAGATCTCCGCCGGCCAGTTCGGCGCGGCGCCCGCGGTGGACGGGCAGCGGCTCAACGCGTCGATCATCGTGCAGAACCTGCTGCGCACGCCCGAGGAGTTCGCCGCCATTCCGCTGCGCGTCAATCCGGACGGCTCGATGGTGCGCGTGCGGGACGTCGGGCGCACGGAGCTGGGGACCGAGCGCTACGAGATGAACGCGCTGCACAACGGCAAGGAAGCGGCGGCGCTGGCCATCCGCCAGGCCGCGGGCGCGAACGCCCTCGAGACAGCCCGAGCCGTCAAGGAGAAGATGGAGGAGTTGTCCCGGTACTTCCCGCCCGGAATACAGGTGATCTATCCGTACGACACGACGCCGTTCGTGCGCGTGGCCATCAACGAGGTCATCAAGACACTGATCGAGGCGATCGTGCTGGTGTTCCTGGTAATGTACCTGTTCCTGGGCAACATTCGCGCGACGCTGGTTCCGACCATCGCCGTGCCGGTCGTGCTGCTGGGGACATTCGCGGTCCTGGCCTGGTTCGGGTTCTCGGTCAACATGCTGACGATGTTCGCGATGGTACTGGCCATCGGCCTGCTCGTGGACGACGCCATCGTGGTCGTCGAGAACGTCGAGCGCGTCATGAGCGAGGAGGGCCTGCCGCCGCGCGAGGCCACCCGCAAGTCCATGCGCGAAATCACCAGCGCGCTGATCGGCATCGGCCTGGTGTTGGCTGCGGTGTTCGGCCCGATGGCGTTCTTCGGCGGCTCCACCGGCGTCATCTACCGCCAGTTCTCCGTAACGGTAATCGCGTCGATGCTGCTGTCGGTCGTCGTGGCCCTGATCCTGTCGCCGGTGCTGTGTGCATCGCTCTTGAAGCCGGTGGCGAAGGGGCACGAGGCGGCGGAGGGCGGGTTCTTCCTGCTGCGACCGTTCTTCCTGGCGTTCGACCGCGCGTTCTACTGGCTGCGCGACCGGTATCAGGCGCTGGTGGGACACATCCTCGGCCAGAAGCTACCCTACCTGTTCATCTACGTGCTGATCGTCGCGGCTCTGGGCCACCTGTTCCAGCGCATGCCCACCGCGTACCTGCCCGACGAGGATCAGGGCATCATGTTCGTGCAAGCCATGCTGCCCGCCGGCGCCACCCTGGAGCAGACGGGCGAGGTGATGAGCCAGGTCCGCAGGCACTTTGAGGAGCATGAGCAGGAAGCCGTGGCCTCCTGCCTGACGCTGGCCGGCCGGAACTTCTCCGGCGCCGGACAGAACGCCGGCATGGCGTTCGTCAAACTCAAGGACTGGGAGCTGCGCACGCGGCCGGATCTCAAGGTGGGCGCCGTCGTCGGGCGGGCCATGCAGGCGTTTTCGCAGATCCGCAACGCGCGCGTGGTTGCGTTTCCGCCGCCGGCGGTCGTGGAGCTGGGGCAGGCAGGCGGGTTCGACTTCCAGTTGCAGGACCGCGGCGGATTGGGGCACGAAGCCCTGATGGCGGCGCGCAACCAGCTCCTGGGGATGGCGGCCCAGGATCCGCGCCTGACGAAGGTGCGTCCCAACGGCCTGGAAGACGTGCCGCAGTATCGCATCGACGTAGACTGGGAAAAGGCTGGCGCGCTGGGAATCCCGATCAACGCCATCCACAACACGATTTCGGCCGCGTTCGGCAGCGCGTACGTCAACGACTTCATCCAGGGTGGGCGCGTCAAGCGGGTGTACGTCCAGGCCGACGCCCCCTACCGCATGCTGCCCAGCGACCTGGAGCGTCTGTACGTGCGCAACCAGGCCGGGACGATGACGCCCTTCGAGGCGTTCGCCTCCGGACGCTGGAGCTACGGTTCGCCGAGCCTGCAGCGCTTCAACGCTTTCCCCTCCATCAATATCTGGGGCGAAGCGCCGCCCGGGCGAAGTTCCGGCGAGGCGATGCAGGCCATGGAGGAGCTCGTGGCCAAGCTGCCCAAGGGCATTGGCCATGATTGGACCGGCGTCTCCTACCAGGAACGGATGGCAACATCCCAGGCGCCGCTGCTCTACGCCTTCTCGATGATCGTGATCTTCCTGTGTCTGGCGGCCCTCTACGAGAGCTGGACCGTACCGATCTCAATCATGCTGGCGCTGCCGCTGGGCGTCATCGGCGGCGTCCTGGCCACGTCGCAGCGCGGGCTGCCCAACGACGTGTACTTCCAGATCGGACTGCTCACCGTGCTGGGGCTGACCACCAAGAACGCGATCCTGATCGTGCAGTTCGCCATGGCGAAGGTGGAGGAAGGCCGGCACCTGCTGGAGGCCACGCTCGAGGGCGCGCGCCTGAGGTTGCGGCCGATCGTCATGACCTCGCTGGCCTTCGGCTTCGGCGTGCTGCCGCTGGCCACGGCGACCGGGGCCGGCGCCGGCGCGCAAACGGCCATCGGCACCGGCGTCCTGGGCGGGATGGCCACGGCCACATTTCTGGCGATCTTCTTCATTCCGCTGTTCTTCGTGGTGGTCTGCCAGATATTCGGCCGCAAGTACCGCGACCAGCGCGCGAGCCAACCGGGCGCGGCGAGCGGCGCCACGCAGGGCGCGCCGTGA